A region from the Benincasa hispida cultivar B227 chromosome 10, ASM972705v1, whole genome shotgun sequence genome encodes:
- the LOC120089001 gene encoding LOW QUALITY PROTEIN: uncharacterized protein LOC120089001 (The sequence of the model RefSeq protein was modified relative to this genomic sequence to represent the inferred CDS: inserted 1 base in 1 codon): MFKLLNFYSKLCFKQYDNKCSVETTRGLVLYKSALKGDWKRDESVLNEWPHYVRCAITRNKETVLHVAGGAKQSVFVEELANRMTQXRHLCFAATSRIVKIAELMVEKNPIKAEMISYLLSVTDLSQLTAHERIELLIATIHTHFHDLSLWILKLYPELAIMKDTKNNNETALHVLARKPSAMDGTRQLHNWKMRINSWSFSKLLMPPRKFIDEIFNFIIVNGVFIQPSNYKDVIKTLAHQLVEFLWRYVVYEMLEFIKHPTSLLNDAARAGNVEFLIVLIREFPDIVWGDDDDDDNDSKIIFHVAVENQLENVFNLIKEIGKLNEFSTKYRTFKGKYSILHLTGNLVAPNHLNRVSEAALQMQREMLWFKEVEKIVLPSQVEVKFNDPDPSIPKLTPRQLFTEKHRHLRQEGEEWMKNTANSCMLVATLISTVVFAAAFTVPGSNDDNTGNPIFQNKFWFAMFVVSDAIALFSSSTSILMFLSILTSRYAEEDFLHSLPSKLLFGFASLFISIVFMAVTFSATFFLLYHNANVSIPTMVTAMAIFPIICFCVLQFKLWIDIFHNTYSSKFLFNPNNPRKLLF, from the exons atgtttaaacttttaaatttctaCTCAAAGCTATGTTTCAAACAATATGATAATAAATGTTCAGTTGAGACAACAAGAGGACTTGTGTTGTACAAATCGGCACTGAAGGGTGATTGGAAAAGAGATGAATCAGTGCTAAATGAGTGGCCACATTATGTTCGTTGTGCAATAACAAGAAACAAAGAGACAGTTCTTCATGTTGCGGGTGGAGCCAAGCAGAGTGTGTTCGTGGAGGAGTTGGCGAATAGAATGACCC AAAGACATCTTTGCTTTGCTGCTACATCAAGAATCGTTAAAATTGCTGAGCTGATGGTGGAGAAAAACCCTATAAAGGCAGAGATGATTTCCTACCTCTTGTCTGTCACTGATCTAAGCCAGCTAACTGCCCACGAACGGATTGAGCTTCTTATTGCCACTATACATACCCATTTTCATG ATTTAAGCTTGTGGATTTTGAAACTATATCCTGAGTTAGCAATAATGAAAGATACCAAGAACAATAATGAAACTGCATTACATGTGTTGGCTAGAAAACCATCTGCAATGGATGGCACAAGGCAGCTGCATAATTGGAAAATGCGCATCAACTCTTGGAGTTTTTCCAAACTATTGATGCCACCTAGAAAATttattgatgaaatatttaattttataattgtgAACGGAGTCTTTATACAGCCTTCCAATTATAAAGATGTGATTAAAACATTGGCTCATCAATTAGTTGAATTCCTATGGAGGTATGTTGTATATGAGATGCTTGAGTTCATTAAACATCCCACAAGCTTGTTGAACGATGCTGCAAGGGCAGGTAATGTTGAGTTTTTGATTGTGCTCATTCGTGAATTCCCAGATATCGTATGGGGTGATGACGATGATGACGACAACGATAGTAAAATTATATTTCATGTAGCTGTTGAAAATCAACTCGAGAATGTATTTAATCTCATAAAAGAGATTGGTAAGCTCAATGAATTCTCAACTAAATATAGAACTTTCAAGGGAAAATATAGCATCCTACATTTGACTGGAAATCTAGTCGCTCCAAACCATCTCAATAGAGTTTCAGAAGCTGCTCTTCAAATGCAACGTGAAATGCTATGGTTTAAG GAAGTGGAGAAGATAGTTCTGCCTTCCCAAGTTGAAGTGAAATTCAATGATCCAGATCCATCTATACCCAAATTGACACCGCGACAATTATTCACCGAAAAGCACAGACATCTTCGTCAGGAGGGTGAGGAATGGATGAAAAATACAGCAAACTCTTGCATGCTCGTCGCAACTTTGATATCCACCGTAGTTTTTGCTGCAGCCTTCACAGTTCCTGGCAGCAATGATGATAATACAGGAAATCCTATTTTCCAGAACAAGTTTTGGTTTGCCATGTTTGTTGTATCAGATGCAATTGCCTTGTTTTCATCCTCAACTTCTATTCTAATGTTCTTGTCGATACTGACTTCGCGCTATGCAGAAGAAGATTTCTTGCACTCACTACCCTCCAAATTGCTGTTTGGATTCGCATCGCTCTTCATCTCCATTGTGTTCATGGCTGTAACCTTTAGTGCTACCTTCTTTTTGCTATACCACAACGCTAATGTCTCCATTCCAACCATGGTTACTGCAATGGCCATTTTTCCCATTATTTGTTTTTGTGTACTTCAGTTTAAATTGTGGATTGATATTTTTCACAATACTTActcctctaaatttctttttaacccCAATAATCCACGCAAATTATTGTTCTAA
- the LOC120089002 gene encoding calcium-binding protein KRP1-like — protein MARKVGSNFQDLLPVMAEKLGGEGLIKELCNGFEVLMDKEKGLITLESLRTNSWLLGVRDMAEEELLSMMREGDLDGDGALNQMEFCVLMFRLSPDLMQHSLNWLQYALEREFN, from the coding sequence atggcGAGAAAGGTTGGTTCTAATTTCCAGGACCTGCTTCCGGTAATGGCAGAGAAACTGGGGGGAGAAGGGCTGATAAAGGAGCTGTGTAATGGGTTTGAAGTGCTGATGGACAAAGAGAAAGGGTTGATCACGTTGGAGAGCCTTAGAACAAACTCTTGGCTGTTGGGTGTGCGAGACATGGCCGAGGAGGAGCTTCTTAGTATGATGAGGGAAGGCGATTTGGATGGCGATGGTGCTTTGAATCAAATGGAGTTTTGTGTTTTGATGTTCAGATTAAGCCCTGACTTGATGCAACACTCTTTGAATTGGCTTCAATACGCTTTGGAAAGGGAGTTTAATTGA